Proteins from one Paracoccus aminovorans genomic window:
- a CDS encoding FecR domain-containing protein: MPQPPADLLEEAADWALAIRYGAEAEIDRAAFERWLARGPQHVEAWERAQAVFQTFGRLPRGLGRQVLHGMDRQADRRRALGLLAGLALAPAAGAAAWQQPWRKWRADVATAVGERRTLALPDRSELVLNTDSAADIAFTPDERRIRLLSGEIMVTTRPDPAPVPRPLLVATAVGEVRALGTRFSVRQLDDQIRVSVFRHAVEIRPLNAPPQRLAAGEQADFGAEGIRHAAPVDDSAATWERGMLLAQDMRLGDVVAELARHRHGVLRCDPEAAGILVSGAISLTDTDAGLDLLARTLPVRVQRRTPWWVVVAPRG, translated from the coding sequence ATGCCGCAGCCGCCCGCCGATCTGCTCGAAGAGGCCGCCGACTGGGCGCTGGCGATCCGTTATGGCGCCGAGGCCGAGATCGACCGCGCCGCCTTCGAGCGCTGGCTGGCCCGGGGACCCCAGCATGTCGAGGCCTGGGAGCGCGCCCAGGCGGTGTTCCAGACCTTCGGGCGGCTGCCGCGCGGCCTGGGCCGGCAGGTGCTGCACGGCATGGACCGGCAAGCCGACCGCCGCCGCGCGCTCGGTCTGCTGGCCGGGCTGGCGCTGGCGCCCGCGGCGGGGGCGGCGGCCTGGCAGCAGCCCTGGCGGAAATGGCGCGCCGACGTGGCGACCGCGGTGGGCGAGCGCAGGACCCTGGCGCTGCCCGACCGCTCGGAACTGGTGCTGAACACCGACAGCGCCGCCGACATCGCCTTCACCCCGGACGAGCGGCGCATCCGGCTGCTCTCGGGCGAAATCATGGTCACCACCCGGCCGGACCCGGCCCCGGTGCCGCGCCCGCTGCTGGTCGCGACCGCCGTCGGCGAGGTCCGCGCCCTGGGCACCCGCTTCAGCGTGCGCCAACTGGACGATCAGATCCGGGTCTCGGTCTTTCGCCATGCGGTCGAGATCCGGCCGCTGAACGCGCCTCCGCAGCGGCTGGCGGCGGGCGAGCAGGCGGATTTCGGTGCCGAGGGCATCCGCCACGCGGCCCCGGTCGACGACAGCGCCGCGACCTGGGAACGGGGGATGCTGCTGGCCCAGGACATGCGGCTGGGCGATGTGGTGGCAGAACTGGCCCGCCATCGCCATGGCGTGCTGCGCTGCGACCCCGAGGCGGCGGGCATCCTGGTCTCGGGCGCGATCTCGCTGACGGACACCGACGCCGGGCTGGACCTGCTGGCCCGGACGCTGCCGGTGCGCGTGCAGCGGCGCACGCCCTGGTGGGTGGTGGTCGCGCCCCGCGGCTAA
- a CDS encoding sigma-70 family RNA polymerase sigma factor, whose translation MAIGGNPKCALHGLYADHHGWLHGWLRGKLDDSGDAADLAQDTFLRLMASRRRPMLAGDRPRALLTHIAKGLLIDHWRRKRVERAYLDTLAHLPAAQVPPAEEQLIVIETLARIDAMLARLPALTREVFLLAQLDGLTLQQISDRAQVPVITVRRHIRKALLACMALD comes from the coding sequence GTGGCGATCGGCGGAAATCCGAAATGCGCGCTTCATGGGCTTTATGCCGATCATCACGGCTGGCTGCATGGCTGGCTGCGCGGCAAGCTGGACGACAGCGGCGATGCGGCCGACCTGGCGCAGGACACCTTCCTGCGGCTGATGGCCTCGCGGCGCCGGCCGATGCTGGCGGGCGACCGGCCGCGGGCGCTGCTGACCCATATCGCCAAGGGCTTGCTGATCGACCACTGGCGCCGCAAGCGGGTCGAGCGCGCCTATCTGGACACGCTGGCGCATCTGCCCGCCGCGCAGGTCCCGCCGGCCGAGGAGCAGCTGATCGTCATCGAGACGCTGGCCCGGATCGACGCCATGCTGGCGCGGCTGCCGGCGCTGACGCGCGAGGTCTTCCTGCTGGCGCAGCTGGACGGGCTGACGCTGCAGCAGATCTCGGATCGGGCGCAGGTGCCGGTCATCACCGTGCGGCGGCATATCCGCAAGGCGCTCTTGGCCTGCATGGCGCTGGACTGA